A DNA window from Centroberyx gerrardi isolate f3 chromosome 3, fCenGer3.hap1.cur.20231027, whole genome shotgun sequence contains the following coding sequences:
- the LOC139920592 gene encoding 3-mercaptopyruvate sulfurtransferase-like, protein MALQARALVASKWLAEAVKVQGKMRILDTSWYLPKLRRNAKSEFKKRHIPGAAFFDIDQCCDKTSPLDHMLPSENFFADYAGNLGIDSDTHVVVYDASEFGAFSAPRVWWMFRVFGHSAVSLLNGGLRNWELEGLPVSDRYVRPAPTEFKASVNRSWIKTYEDILDNLDAKRFQVVDARPAGRFRGLDPEPRDNTEPGHIPGSISMPFHSFLSPSGHFLPQEGLRALFSRAGVDLSRPICVSCGSAVTACHVTLAAHECGHPGVSVYDGGWSEWFTRAVPEHVISEGRGKHL, encoded by the exons ATGGCGCTTCAAGCAAGAGCTCTGGTCGCCTCCAAGTGGCTTGCCGAGGCCGTGAAGGTCCAGGGCAAAATGCGCATCTTGGACACTTCGTGGTATTTGCCCAAACTGCGGCGCAACGCAAAGAGCGAGTTCAAGAAGAGGCACATCCCGGGCGCAGCGTTCTTTGACATAGACCAGTGCTGTGATAAAACTTCTCCCTTGGATCACATGCTGCCGTCCGAAAACTTTTTCGCAGATTACGCGGGTAATTTGGGCATTGACAGCGACACGCACGTCGTGGTGTACGACGCCAGCGAGTTCGGCGCGTTCTCGGCGCCCCGGGTGTGGTGGATGTTTCGGGTGTTCGGGCACAGCGCGGTCTCGTTGCTCAACGGCGGGCTCAGGAACTGGGAGCTGGAGGGTCTGCCGGTGAGCGACCGGTACGTCAGACCCGCGCCGACCGAGTTCAAAGCCTCAGTGAACCGCTCCTGGATCAAGACCTATGAGGATATTCTGGATAACCTGGACGCCAAGAGGTTCCAGGTGGTGGACGCCCGGCCTGCAGGCAGGTTCCGCGGACTGGACCCTGAACCCAGAGACA ACACGGAGCCCGGACACATCCCCGGCTCCATCAGCATGCCCTTCCACTCCTTCCTGTCTCCGTCGGGTCACTTCCTGCCCCAGGAGGGCCTGCGGGCGCTGTTTTCCCGGGCGGGGGTGGACCTCAGCCGCCCCATCTGCGTCTCGTGCGGCTCGGCGGTGACGGCGTGCCACGTGACGCTGGCGGCCCACGAGTGCGGGCACCCGGGGGTGTCGGTGTACGACGGCGGGTGGTCGGAGTGGTTCACCCGCGCCGTGCCCGAGCACGTCATATCTGAAGGACGAGGGAAacacttgtga
- the rps19bp1 gene encoding active regulator of SIRT1, translating into MSASMIRRGLELLSDDIKDVSKVKRSQAKKQQQTPSNAKVMDLVSSRRQGVTRQVRRLQGRLGPGKSKATAKDKRVKSAVEEFRKKQKKSQMSANLKYFMESGYKTTQSDTMKILNQNTGRQSRNRVERPAKKAEETQSLFTEEEFQRFQKEYFGRTVEDKK; encoded by the exons ATGTCGGCGTCAATGATAAGAAGAGGACTGGAGTTGCTAAGCGACGATATTAAAG atgtcAGTAAGGTTAAGAGGAGCCAGGccaagaagcagcagcagacccCCAGTAATGCCAAAGTGATGGATCTGGTGAGCAGCAGGCGGCAGGGAGTGACCAGGCAGGTCAGGCGGCTGCAGGGACGCCTCGGCCCCGGCAAGAGCAAAGCCACCGCCAAAGACAAGAGGGTCAAGTCTGCTGTGG AGGAGTtcaggaagaagcagaagaagagtcaGATGAGTGCAAACCTCAAGTACTTCATGGAATCGGGCTACAAAACCACACAGTCTGACACCATGAAG ATCCTGAACCAGAATACAGGGAGGCAGTCCAGGAACCGTGTGGAACGTCCCGCCAAGAAGGCCGAGGAGACCCAGTCCCTGTTCACAGAGGAGGAGTTCCAGAGGTTCCAGAAGGAATACTTCGGCCGGACCGTGGAGGATAAGAAATAA
- the LOC139920596 gene encoding uncharacterized protein LOC139920596: protein MAQPKPPVPRPRTFPPVSKKWSYTPQSPTYSPQPGAASSPPPVAPKKWTVRRSSGGCDTQNNSLQIAKISDTEEDKQLVPSAPLGPPAVYNPACMGPMCANQGLVITHTMQRVTIYEGTNDVTDYPIYENVVTRKKSHKVVVQQQSTYSCEVQPPPPPTKPPVRGQRDSTYQNETLDANYLMDWWKKVTTWECLSKEHKLKGKEETKIITVKARRIYNAIQLYIVLLTQHGGTLKNHIDELLSIADNLDKVSKGTKIAGITGGATGALGGVAVAAGVILSPFTMGASLALSAVGVGVAAAGGITGASAAIAHKVNAAQDKKKIEKTFQEYEALMADIQGCLTFVNEGMEQLRQHDLSMLSGARAESLRAESLRAESLRVARVAELATAGGTSLRAARANSKAAGLMQGFALGMDFFFTQGKDDQKLKKGLESKFAKKIRKVAKELDNGLDELIQTKELFKQYSERCE from the exons ATGGCACAG CCAAAGCCACCAGTCCCCAGGCCCAGGACCTTCCCTCCAGTCAGTAAGAAGTGGAGCTACACTCCCCAGTCTCCTACATATTCACCACAG CCAGGTGCGGCCAGCTCGCCGCCGCCTGTGGCTCCAAAGAAGTGGACAGTCAGAAGGAGTTCAGGAGGATGTGACACTCAGAACAACAGTCTGCAAATAGCAAAG ATCAGTGATACAGAGGAGGATAAGCAGCTGGTTCCATCTGCTCCTCTTGGGCCTCCTGCTGTTTATAATCCAGCTTGCATGGGTCCTATGTGTGCAAATCAAGGACTTGTGATCACTCACACAATGCAGAGG GTCACAATCTACGAAGGGACAAATGACGTCACTGATTATCCAATCTATGAGAATGTAGTGACGAGGAAGAAAAGTCACAAG gTTGTGGTTCAACAGCAATCGACGTATAGCTGTGAAGTGCAGCCTCCTCCACCGCCTACCAAGCCTCCTGTGAGAGGCCAGCGGGACAGCACATATCAAAATGAAACCCTG GATGCCAACTATCTGATGGATTGGTGGAAGAAAGTGACAA CTTGGGAATGCCTGTCAAAGGAGCACAAACttaaagggaaggaagaaaCAAA GATCATCACAGTCAAAGCTCGGCGGATCTACAATGCGATCCAGCTATACATCGTCCTGCTGACTCAGCACGGCGGCACCCTGAAGAACCACATTGATGAGCTGCTCAGCATCGCTGACAACTTAGACAAG GTTTCGAAGGGGACGAAGATCGCTGGCATCACAGGAGGGGCTACAGGTGCGTTGGGAGGCGTGGCGGTGGCGGCAGGCGTGATTCTGTCCCCGTTCACCATGGGCGCCTCGCTGGCCCTGAGCGCAGTCGGGGTGGGCGTGGCTGCAGCCGGCGGCATCACTGGAGCATCAGCAGCCATCGCCCACAAG GTGAACGCCGCACAGGACAAGAAGAAAATCGAGAAGACCTTCCAGGAGTACGAGGCCCTCATGGCGGACATTCAGGGCTGCCTGACGTTTGTCAACGAGGGCATGGAGCAACTACGGCAACACGACCTGTCCATGCTGAGCGGAGCGAGGGCGGAGTCGCTGAGGGCGGAGTCGCTGAGGGCGGAGTCACTGAGGGTGGCCAGGGTGGCAGAGCTGGCCACGGCGGGCGGGACGAGCCTCAGGGCCGCACGGGCTAACAGCAAGGCAGCGGGGCTGATGCAAGGCTTCGCCCTCGGCATGGACTTCTTCTTCACCCAAGGAAAAGACGACCAGAAGCTGAAGAAGGGCCTGGAGTCAAAGTTTGCTAAGAAAATCCGCAAGGTGGCAAAGGAGCTGGACAACGGGTTGGACGAGCTGATACAAACCAAAGAGCTGTTCAAGCAGTATAGCGAGAGATGTGAATAG